A region of the Leptospira levettii genome:
TTAGGGATTGTTGGAGAAGAACAAAGAATTGAATCAGCGGTTCTGTCTGACTCAATGGGAGTTGCCAACTCATTAGAATCGATGACGAAAAAGTATGGAGCAAAAATCATTTTAAGTTTGGATGCTCTTTTGGAACTAAAGGAACCTGATTCTTACCCACATAGATTATTGGATTTTATTAAAATTCCAGCCAAACAAAAGTTAATTGGAATTGCGCAGGTGTTAGTAGATGGAGTCGAAGAAACATTTCATTTAAAAATTCAGACAAAAGAACAATTTGAAGAAAGTGTAAATCTATTTTGGGATGGCGATTTTAAAGGAGCGGAATCAGGTTTTACTTCTGTATTAAAACAAGATCCTTCAGACAAAGCGGCCTCCCTTTATTTAGAACGAGCAAAACAATACATCCAAAATGGGCCCCCACCAGGGTTTGGGAAGGGTTTTTTGGCATAAAAAAGACATAGAATCGCCCTCATTTCTGAAAAAGTTCTTGAATTTCCTCTCTAACTGAACGAGAGTCAGTAATACGGAGATTCCCATGACCCAAGCCACTCTTTCCACGGCCAATGTAAGCAACACTGCCGTCATCCAAACCAAAAGTTTTACTCCCAAAGACATAGACCGTATTTTTAATGCACAAAAGAAAAAGTCGCTCGAACTTCGATTGACGAACTTTAAAACTCGAATCCTTAAACTTAAAAAATTAAAGTCAGCTGTCTTAAAGTACCAAACTGAAATTCAAAAAGCACTTCATGCTGACTTTAGAAAATCTGCTGGTGAAGTAGACATTACAGAAATTTTACCAACAATTGCCGAAATCAATGATGCCATTCGCCACGTAAAACATTGGATGCGTCCGAAAAATGTGATGACTCCTCCAACTCTTCTTGGAGCAACAAGTCGGATTGTTTACGAACCAAAAGGAGTTTGTCTCATCATTGCTCCTTGGAATTATCCATTCCACCTAGCGATTGCTCCACTTGCGGCTGCCATTGCTGCAGGAAACACAGTCATGCTAAAACCATCTGAGTTTACTCCTAACACAGCCAATGTGATTAATTTGATGTTAGGTGAAGTATTCTCTGAAGAGGAAGTGGCGGTTTTTGAAGGTGATGTAAGTGTTGCAACTGCATTACTTGAAATACCATTTGATCATATCTTTTTCACTGGATCTACTCCTGTTGGAAAAATCGTTATGGCTGCGGCTGCTAAAAACTTAACTAGCGTTACATTGGAATTAGGTGGTAAATCACCTTCCATTATCGCAGAAGATGCTGACATGAAGGTTGCTGCTGAGCGAATTATGTGGGGTAAGTTTCTCAATGCAGGCCAAACCTGTGTAGCACCTGATTATTTACTCATTCCTGAATCGAAGATTGATGAATTTGTAAAACATGCAAAGGAAACAACTGAAAGTTTCTTTAAATCCAAACCCGAAAATTTTACAGCAAGTACTGATTTTTGCCGTATTGTGAATGCAAAAAACTTCTCAAGAGTTTCTTCCTATATCGATGATGCAGTCAAAAAAGGTGCAAAAATTGCTTACGGTGGAGAAGTTAGAAGTTCTGACAATTTTATCGCACCGACAATTCTCACAAATGTTGCGTTAGATGCAAAGATAATGGAAGATGAAATTTTTGGACCACTTCTTCCTATTGTCACTTATAAAACATTAGATGATGCAATTCACGTAATCAATGAAAGACCAAAACCTTTGGCATTGTATATTTTTACCAAGAAAAGAAGTACTTCGAAGTATGTTCTTCGTAGAACAAGTTCAGGTGGAGCAGTGATCAATGATGTAATTTTACACTTGGTAAATCCAAATTTACCATTTGGTGGGGTAAACCATTCAGGTCACGGAAGTTACCATGGAATTTTTGGATTCAAAACGTTTTCACATGAAAGGTCGGTCTTACAAACACCAAAAGCCTCTATTGCAAAATTGATGTACCCACCTTACTCTGGTTTTGTGCGACTTATGGTGAAACTCACTACAAAGTTTTTTGTATAAAACAAAATCTTAATACAACACTCCCGAGTTTCACTCGGGGGTTACTTTTTCCATTCCAAAAACACAAACTCACCTCAGAAAAACGAATTCAATCCTTTCATTTTCGAATTTTTGTTTCATTCTAAAGTCATGATAAATATCAACTTAGGATTTTCCTCAATTTCCGTGACAACATTTGGCGCCGTAATTTTGTGGAATCATGCAAAAGGATTCTTCCGCACATTTTGATTCTCTACGTATCACTTGGTTGAGTGAACCCTTTCATCTTGGAATTCCCATCATCGACTTACAACATGTGTGGCTTGTACATATCATTTTAGAGTTAGAAGAAGAAATTGTAGAGGCCGAAAAAACAAATTCAGATATCGATGTACATTCTTCTTTTCGAAAGGCTTTGGATTATGTGGCAGAACATTTTGCTTTGGAAGAAGATATTTTGGAACATTTCAATTATCCAAATTTCAAAGAACATGTACTCGGGCATAGAAAATTTGTTGAGCGACTAACAGAAAAATACTATGAAGCCAAAAATAGCCAGATGGCTGCACTTGGAATTTTGCAAATCCTGAAAAAATGGTTGTTCCAACATATTTTACATGATGATACCGATTATGCAGAATTTTTTAAGGCATCTAATTTTGATTTAAAATCTTATTGTATCCAGTTGTTAAAGTCCGGAAAGTATCCGGTTTCAAAAGAACAACTGTTGATTTACCAAAATATTGTTCAAATCGATACTACAAACATTTCTTTACATGAACAGACCATTGATACGATCCAAGAAATTCGGAATATTTGGAAAACATACAATCTATCAACTGGTATTCCCATCATTGATTTGCAACATATTTGGTTACTCAAGATGATAGTGGAACTAGATCATTCCTTGAAGTTAGGTGATGGTTCAAGTGAAACTTTTCATAAAGTGATCGCTGAAGCAATTGAGTATACTAAAGATCATTTTGGCGTAGAAGATAAAATTATGCGTTACTTCCGGTATACGGATGTTGTGCAACACATGAACCAACACAAACGTTTTATTGAATTTATCAAAATGAGAAATGATGAATATAAATTGGGAAATCCCCGAGTGGGTTTACATTTGGTGCAAGATCTTAGGAATTGGTTACTCTCACACATCGCGCTAGAAGATAAAAAAATTGGTCTGGCATTTGAATCGAGGGTGAGAGAACTTTCCGAGTTTACCAAAAAACTCCACCAAAGTGGGGAAATTGGGATCTCAAGAGAACAAAAAAATCTATATAAATTGGTCTTACAATCGGTCCCAGACCCCTTGGATTAAAATCTGACGGAATTTGAATTGCCAGGTTCATTTTCCGTGAAAATCCTGTTACCAAACCATGGAATACGAAGTCATCATCGGTCTGGAAGTTCACGTCCAGCTCAATACCAATTCAAAAATTTTCTCCACTGCCACTAACGAATTTGGTGGTAGTCCAAATACTCATATTTCTCCATTATGTGTTGCACTTCCAGGCACCTTGCCTGTGTTAAATGAAGTTGTACTTGAAAAAGCAGTGAGAGCAGGTGTGGCACTCGGTTGCGAAATTACACAATTCACTAAATTTGATCGTAAAAATTATTTTTATCCTGACCTTCCTAAAGGGTACCAAATTTCGCAATTTGATAAACCTTATGCAACAAAAGGTGGAATTCACATTCAGTTGAAAGGGGAATCGGAAGAAAAGTTCCTTCCACTCACTCGGATCCATATGGAAGAAGATGCAGGAAAACTTATCCACTCACATGATCCATCTATCAATCGATCATATGTGGATTATAACCGTGCAGGAACTCCACTCATCGAGATTGTATCCGAACCAGACCTTCGTTCCTCTGATGAAGCATATGCATACTTAAACGAATTAAAAACCATCCTTCGTTATATCCAAGTTTCGGATTGTAACATGGAAGAAGGTTCGCTTCGTTGTGATGCAAACGTATCCATTCGCCCAAAAGGGGAAAAAGGATTTCGGACACGAGTCGAAATCAAAAACCTCAACTCGTTTAAGGCAGTAAAACAAGCGATCGATTACGAAGTGGAATGGCAAAAGGACGTTTATTCTAGAGGTGAGTCGTTCAAACAAATGACAAAACTTTGGGATGCAACACTTCTCAAAACAATTCCCATGCGTTCCAAAGAAATGAGCCATGATTACCGTTATTTTCCTGAACCAGATTTACCAACGATTCAAATTTCAGATTCGTTTATAGAAGACATTCGAAAAACACTTCCTGAGCTTCCGAGACAAAAAAAAGAACGTTATAAAACTGTGCTCGGTCTTCCTGAATATGATGCGGAAGTCTTAACAAGTGAAAGGGAAATTGCAGAGTACTTCGAAGAGGCACTTGTGATTTCTGGAGATGCTAAAAAAACATCCAACTGGGTAAAAGATGAAATCTTAGGGATCGTTAATAAAGAAAATATTTCCATCCAAGAATTTGCAATTGATCCAGTCAGAATTGGGAAATTAGTAAAACTTATCAATTCAGGTGAGATCACAGGAAAAATTGCCAAAACCATTTTTGAAGACATGTTAACTTCGAAAGACCAACCAGAAGCCATTGTTGAGAAAAAAGGACTTAAGGTTGTTCGGGATGATAAAGCTTTAGAAGAAATTGTCATTCGTGTAATTGAATCCCAACCAGAATCAGTCGAGGGTTGGAAAAATGGAAAGGATCGTGTGTTAGGTGCAATTGTGGGTGGAGTGATGAAAGAAACAAAAGGCAAGGCTGACCCAAAACTTGTTAACGAACTCATCCTTGCCAAATTAGGCCCGTTAGGTGAAAAAAAGAAGGTGTAAACCCTTCTTAAATTTCAATTTTATGAACTGAACCAAAATCCACTGGGGACTTAAATGCTTCCTCATGTGGAATTCCATTGATCCTGCAGAGCATGGCTCTAATGGGTCCCGAATGGCATACAACAATCATAGAGTTTAGTATTTGATTGTTTTTTTCCTCCCATTTTTGTTTCAAAATCCCATTTGGTTTCCAATCCTCTAAAAACATATCCACTCGTTGGATTAGGTCGGTGAATGCTTCCCCATTTGGTGTGCGTGCATTCACAAAGTCTTTCATCCAAGGAATGGTTTCTTTTCTAGGAATTTCTTCCCATAGTTTTCCGTCCCAATCACCAAAGTTCATTTCTAACAAACGTTCATCGGTATGTATCTCAAGATCCAATGGGTTTTGATTTGGATTGTATTTTGAGAGTAAGGCATTTGCTAATTTGACTGCACGTGGCGCCGGGCTTGCAATAAAATGGTCAAAGTTAGGTGGTAGATAAGAGAAGGTTGAGTCAGCAGTATCTTCCACAGGGTATTTGAGGGGAAAATCAGTACGACCATAACAAGTTCCCTTGGGAGCAATGGTTTCTGGATGGCGAATTAGATAAAGGTCCATATAAATACTCCTGATATCCAAATACAAGTTTCCACAACTTGTTGAACAGCGCCAAGACAATCCCCAGTAAATCCTTGGATCCAACGTTTCATCAATCGAAGCATATAAATGTAACTAGGAATGATACAAACAAGGCTTAAGAAAAAATTAGGATGTCGGTAAGAAAGAGATAGATACGGTAAAACTCCCCATAGACTTGCAAAAAGGATTTGAGGCCAAGTAATTTCTTTTGCCATCGGTTTTGCATAACCTTCTTCTTTCGCATAGGGCAAAAGTTTCATTACAAAAACTGATAAAAATCGACTGAGTGTGTGTGCACTAACAAAATACAACCAAATGCTCGTGAAATGAATGTCACTAGTTAGATTCGAAATGATTGGAAGGTTTTTTCTTTGAAAAAAGGAAAAGGTTTCGTAGGCACCGAGTACTTTGAGTAAAACGAGAATACAAATTCCAACAGCACCAAAACTGCCAACACGGCTGTCTTTCATAATGCGTAATATATCTTCTCTTTTCCATCCTCCGCCAATTCCATCACAAAAATCAGAAAATCCATCTTCGTGAAAGGCACCTGTTAGGATCAGTAAAAAACCAAGAGAGATCGTAAATGCGATTGTTGGTCCAAACAAAAATTGGAACAAAAGAAAAACGAAAAATTGTATAGTACCAAGTAGTAAACCAACACTAGGTGAATATTTTATCGAATTATGTAACCATTCTTCTTTGAATCCAATCCAACGTGGAGATGGAATTCTTGTCAGGAAGGCCAAACAAATAAAAAACAATCGAATTTCTAGAACAATGGATCGGATCATACTTTATACTTTCTTATCAGCTTCACTTACCCCTGCATCAGCAAAGGAAGCCATTTCATTTAAAAATTTAATGCTGAGTTCGACAAGTGGGTAAGCGGCCAAAGCACCACTTCCTTCTCCTAAGCGTAAATTCAGTTTTAACAGTGGGTTTATTTGGTAATGGTTCAAAACAATGATGTGGCCTTCTTCATCCGAAACATGTGAAAAAATTGCATAGTCTTTTACATTTTGATCTAGGTGGTAAGCTAGTAGATACGCAGCAGTAGTGATAAAACCATCCACAAGAAAAAGTTTTTGCTCCGATGCGACAGCTAACATTGCTCCAACCATCATTCCGATTTCAAATCCCCCAAATTCAGAAAGAATTTCGATTGGATCACTTAGTTTTCCTGTTCTTTGGAAAGCACGCTCTAAAATTTGAAGTTTGGAAAGTTTTCCTTCTGGATTTAAACCTGTTCCTTTCCCAACTAGTTTTGAAAGTGGAATTCCTGTTAAATGAGATAAAATCATGGAAGCGGAAGAGGTGTTCCCAATTCCCATCTCACCAAATAAAAATACATTTGATTCTTTGTATTTATTTTCCAAAATTAAATTGAATCCATTCTGTATACATTGATGAGATTCTTCTTTTGACATCGCTTGTGTTTTTAAAAAATTGGATGTGCCTTTGCGTATTTTTTTGATCAGAAGATTTTTTGTGGAATCATCCCAATCATGATCCACTCCAACATCGACAACTTCTACTTCCATCCCATTGTGTTTTGCAAAAACATTGGCACACGCTCCACCATTTAAAAAATTAAATACCATTTGCCATGTGACATCTTTTGGATAAAGGGAAACCGGTTCTTCCGTAATCCCATGGTCCCCTGCAAACAAAATCAACTTCGGGTTTTTAAGTGTTGGAGATGTGGTGTTTTGGATCTCTGCAATTTGTAATGCAATGGTTTCGAGTGTTCCGAGTGAACCTATCGGTTTCGTTTTGGTATCAATTTTTTGTTGGATTTTGTCTCGTAAAACATGGGTTATTGGGTTAATTTTTGGTAGGGAAAATGGGGACATAGACAAAACCAGTTTGTGTAATGCCCTGACACCTTCCATCGTTTTTGGGCTTGGATGGAATTGGCAGGTTTGGGATTTGGTTATTTGGGCCAAAAAAAATCGGAAATTCTTCCCTTGGGGCGCTTTACGTACGGGGGCATCGGCTTTACTATGTCACCAAGCCATGGAAGATTTTGCCCACCTGCATCTGCACACTACCTATTCCATGTTGGATGGTGCCATTCGGATTAGTGATTTGATGAAACGAGTGAAAGAACTTGGGATGAGTTCTGTCGCCATCACTGACCACGGCAACATGTATGGTGCAATCGAATTTTACAAAGAGGCAGTGAAACACGAAGTCAAACCCATCATCGGTTGTGAATTTTATGTGACTCCTTCAAGAAGTGCAGAAACTGAGTTAGATGAAATTGCTGATGGTGGAGCTTATCACATCATCTTATTATGCAAAAATGAAATTGGTTACCATAACATCATCAAACTTGCGAGTCGTTCGTTTACAGAAGGATTTTATCGAAAACCACGTATTGATTATGATTTATTAGAACGACATAGTGAAGGCCTAGTTTGTTTGACAGCATGCCTTGCAGGTGAAGTGAACAGAAAAATCCTGGAAGGCAAAGAAGACAAGGCGTATGCGTTAGCTGGTCGATTACATGAGATCTTTCGTAAAGAAGATTTTTATATGGAAATCCAAGACCACGGAATTCCAGAACAAAAGATTGTTGCTGAAGCTGTTATTGGTTTTTCCAAACGAACTGGTATCCCACTCGTTCTTACTAATGATTCTCACTTTTTAACAAAAGATGATAGGGAAGCACAGGACATTTTATTACGCATTGGAATGCGTAAAAACATCGATGATGAAATGCGCTTTGGGTTTAACGAAAATTTTTATGTAAAATCTCCTTCAGAGATGAAGGCACTTTTTCCAAACCATTTGGATGCATTTTATAATACACTTGCCATTCGTGATAAGTGTTCTTTGAATTTCCAATTTGGGAACCCTTTACTACCACCATTTGAAGTGCCACAAGGGTATGATACAGACAGTTATTTAGAAAAATTGGTTTGGGAAGGGATTCAAGAAAAGTATAAAGAGATCACACCCGTTGTGAAAGAAAGAACTGAATATGAAATGCAAACCATTCGAAACATGCATTTTGCCGGATACTTTCTCATCGTTCAAGACTATATTAATTTTGCAAGGCGAACGGGAATCCCAGTAGGACCAGGTCGTGGTTCGGCGGCAGGTTCCATTATCGCATATGCACTTGGAATTACCAATGTAGATCCAATTCGATACAATTTACTGTTTGAGCGATTTTTAAACCCAGATCGTAAAGATATGCCAGATATTGATACTGACTTTTGTGTAGAACGTCGCGAAGAAGTGATCAATTACATCAAACATAAGTATGGTGAAAACCGCGTTGGCCAAATCATCACTTTTGGATCCCTTGCTGCAAAAGCGGCAATTAAAGATGTGGCTCGAGTTTTTAATGTACCATTTTCAGAAGTGAATGAGATGAGTAAGTTATTTCCTAAAAAATTAGGAATTACCATCCAGGAAGCAGTTGAAACTTCAAAAGACTTACGTGATGTCGCAGAAAAATCCGACCTAAATAAAAAAGTATTTTCCATTGCTCAAAAATTAGAAGGTAACTATCGTCAGGTGGGAAGACACGCAGCAGGTGTAGTAATTGCACCAACTGCATTAGAAGAAATTGTCCCATTGTCAACTGTTAGTGAACCTGGACGTGATGGGCGTTCGATTGTTACACAGTACGACAAAAATATGTCGGAACAAGTGGGACTCATCAAAATGGATATTTTAGGTTTAAAAAACTTAACTACCATCCATCATGCTACACAATTGATTCAAAAACGACATGGGATCCAACTTGATTTAGATACCATTCCACTCGATGACCCAGCTACTTTTAGTTTATTAAGAAAAGCGAATGTGTTAGGTATTTTCCAGTTGGATTCTTCCTCGGGGATACGTGATCTTTTTGCAAAAGCACAGGTACAAAAATTTGAAGAAATTGCCGCCTTGCTTGCGTTATACAGACCTGGTCCAATGGGTTCAGGGATGTTGGATGATTATTTAGATCGTAAAAACGGAAAGAAAAAGGTTATTTTTCCTCACGAAAGTTTGGCAGAGGTGCTCGGCGAAACTTACGGTGTTGTTGTTTACCAAGAACAAGTAATGGGTATCTCAAGGATCATGGGTGGATTCTCTGTGGGAGACTCGGATGTTCTTCGTAAGGCGATGGCCAAAAAAGATAAATCCAAACTTCCTGCTTTAAAGGAAAAATTTGTAAAAGGTGCCATTGAAAAAAAGATCAATGAAAAGTTAGCAACCGAACTATTTGAGCAATTAGAAAAATTTGGTGAGTATGGATTTAACAAATCCCACTCGGTTGCTTATGCATTTGTGACTTATCAAACTGCTTACCTAAAAGCAAATTATTCTATTGAATACCTCACTGCTTTATTATCGGGAGACCATTCTAAAATTACTGATGTTGTGAAATACATCAATAATGCAAAAGATATGGGAATTAGAATCCTGGGTCCAGATCTAAGAGAATCGGGAATATCATTTGAGATTACAGACGACAAAACAGTTCGATTTGGATTATCTTCCATCAAAGGTGTGGGAGAACTTGCCGCAGAAAATATCATCAAAAATCGAAATGAACTTGGTGGTTACAATCAACTCAGTGATTTTACACAAAAATTAGATACTCGTCTTGCGAATAAAAAAGTTTTAGAGTCACTCGCACAAGGTGGAGCATTCGATTCTTTTGGTTATACGAGAAAAACAATTTTTGAATCTACAGATATCATTCTAAGCTATGCAAACAAAAAACAAGCCGAGGAAAAAGAAGGCCAATTTTCTTTGTTTGGTGGAGCAAATGGTGGAACGGAAGAAAACTTAAATTTACCAAAAGATGGAATAGAGTGGAATGGAGACGAACTTCTCCGTCGAGAAAAAGAAACAACAGGTTTGTATTTGTCTGGCCATCCACTTGACAAATTCACAGAACAACTCAAAAGCCTAAACCCAACTTCCATAGAAAATTTAGAGGAAGTTCGACCTAAATCCAAAGTGGAAATTGCCGGTGTATTATCCAAAAAAGTTGTTAAACTCACAAAGAAAAAAGAAGAATTTGTCAACTTTATGTTGGAAGACCAAACTGGGGAAATTGAGTGTGTGGCTTTTCCAAAAACATACGCTGAATTCAAACATCTTTTCTCTGAAGACAACACAGTTTTCATTAAAGGAATTTTAGAACGGATTGATGCCGACGAATCCGAGTTAAAGGGTCAAATCATTGTTAACAAACTAGAAGAGCTCAATTCGGTAACGATTGAGAAAAAAATGGAAAAAACCCTTCATTTAACCATCAATATGAAGGAAGAAAAAAATCGAGATGTGATTTTAAAACTCCAAGATATACTTTCTGTTCATAGAGGTGCCTCTTCTGTATTTTTCCATTTAATTGGGAATGGTGATGAAAAAAAAGTCATACGTGCCCATGATCATTTTTCCATCGAAATCACAACAGACCTAATGAAGATGTTAACCGATATTTTAGGAAAAGGTGCTGTGCGGTATACGGTAGGGGAAGAAGTGAGAGTTTACGGGTAAATCCTGTGGGAAAAGAATCAATTTCCCTCGTTTTATTATTAGAGTTTTTATGGATGGGGTCTGGTGCCATCTTTTGCCTCATTTGGGCATTGTCTAACATCGTCAAAAATCGAAAAAAATCCGATCTGCTTTGGTCCTTCATTTTGTTTTCGACAGGCTTGTGGTTGTTAACTGGAGCCTTTATGTTTACAGGATTTTATTACCAACTTCCTTTCATAGTTTTCATCCATATCCCATTTGTATTCTTATCAGCTTCCTTTTTGTATCTTTATTTGGAATATTTGTTTTTGGAGAAAAAAATCAATCTGCATTGGATTTGTTTTTTACCTTCCTTGGTTTCCATTGTTTTACTCGTTCCATATTATCTCAAATCAGATGTAGAAAAAATAAATATTTTAAATACAATCACATCTACTGAGTATGGAAGTATACTAACAGGTCTTAATTTTGGAATCAAACTTTCCATTTTAATTTCTGTAGGAATATTTTTATTTCGCGAATGGATTCCTAATGTTCGTTTGTCTGTATTTTTTACGAAACGTGCAATTTATTCCTTAGTATTTATACTTTTAATATGGATTGATTTACTCGTAGGTAGTATAGGTTTTAGTTTTCAAATTCCCTTCTTTCGGAAATTGAGCGCATACCTTTTACCCATTCTTATGTATTTTTATTTTTTCACACGCGAATTATGGGAACCCTTTGTTTCTGATGTTCGTGAGACAATTCAAAAAAATAAATATGAAAAATCGAAGTTGGTTTCTGTTCCACTTGAAGTAATCGATCAAAAATTATTCGAATTGATGTTGGAAAAAGTTTTCTGTGATGAGGACTTAAGTTTATCTAAACTTGCAGAGTTAGTTGGAGTTAAATCGGGACAATTGTCAGAATACTTTCATAAACGATATGGTTTTGGTTTTTACAATTACATCAACCAATATAGGATCGAAGAAGCAAAACGTTATTTATTGGAACCAAAAGAACGAACCATTTTGTCCATTGCTGATGCAGTAGGTTTTAATTCCAAATCCACTTTCAATCGTGTTTTCTTGGAAAAGGTAGGAGTGACTCCAACAGATTTCCGAAAACAATCAAAACCTTCCGAACCATAAGTCTCAAAGAATTCTAGAGGACGACAAACATTTTTGTATCGATTACTCTTGTATCCTAAAGAGGAATATCGATGCGAACCATGATAGATTTTTATTTAGATCTCCCGAAACGATTTGGGCATAAAAAAGCTTTTGGAACCAGATTAGGGCCTGGTGTTTACCAATTCAAAACCTATATGGAATTGTTAAATGATGCAAAACATTTGGCATTGGGACTTGGCGAAACTTTATCTGAAAGAGACAAGGTCGCTATTTTTGCTGACAATTCATATGAATGGATCCAAACGAGTATCGCAACAACTCTCCTTGGTGCAATTGACGTACCACGTGCTTCGGATGTTACCGACCAAGATATATTGTACATTCTCAATCACTCGGAATCCAAAATACTCTTCGTCGAAAATGAAACTGTATTTGAGAAAGTGATCAGGTTAGAAAAAGATTTAGAATTTCTAAAAGAAATCATTTTGTTTTATCCACCAAAACAAAATAAGGAACTCAAATCCAGGAAAATTAAGACTATAACCTTACAAGAATTAGTGACAAAAGGAATCCAAAAAAGAAAAGAAGACCCTTCCGATCATATATTTTTAGAGAATACAATCAAAGAATCTGATTTGTTTACTATGATTTATACATCTGGTACAACGGGAACACCGAAGGGAGTCATGTTGACTCATGGAAATATCTTATTTCAATTGAAGAACTTGCCACTCAGTTTGAAAAAAGGGGATAAAACGCTTTCGATTTTACCCATTTGGCATATTTTCGAGAGGATTTTTGAGATCTTTAGTTTATCTTATGGAGCTTGTACTTATTATAGTAGTGTTCGTACACTCAAAGAAGATTTAAAATTTGTTAAACCCAACTTTATGGCTTCTGCACCTAGGTTATGGGAAAGTATTTATGGTGGAATCTTAGGTACTTTAAATAAATCTTCGTTAACCAAACAAAAGATGTTTCAACTTTCGATGTATTTTGCGAAACGTTTTTTTCACTCAAGACAAGTCATTACTGGAAATGTACTCGATATCCATCCAATGGTTCTATGGAAACAAATCATACGATTTGTTTACCATTTGATTCGATTCTTTATCGTATGTATTCCATATTTTATTTTTGACTTTTTGGTTTTATCCAAAATTCGAAATGCAACAGGAGGAGAACTAAGAGGTTCCGTATCAGGAGGAGGGGCACTACCATTTCATGTTGATGAATTCTTTAATATGATTGGCATTCCTGTTTTGGAAGGTTATGGTATGACAGAAACTGCACCAGTACTTGCCATGCGAACCTTCGAGGAAATTATTCCTGGTTCCGTTGGAAAAATATTTCCCAAAACAGAACTACGACTTGTCGACTTAAACACAGGTGAAGTTTTCCTAGATACTGAAATCGGCAAATATGTTTATGGAAGAAAAGGAGAAATTCACGTAAAAGGAAAACAGGTTATGGCAGGTTACTATAAAAACCCTGAAGCAACAAACAAGGTGCTCGTAGCAGGTTGGTTGAATACTGGTGACTTAGGTATATTTACTTCAAACCATAACTTACGTATAGTAGGTCGTTCCAA
Encoded here:
- the cobT gene encoding nicotinate-nucleotide--dimethylbenzimidazole phosphoribosyltransferase, with amino-acid sequence MSPFSLPKINPITHVLRDKIQQKIDTKTKPIGSLGTLETIALQIAEIQNTTSPTLKNPKLILFAGDHGITEEPVSLYPKDVTWQMVFNFLNGGACANVFAKHNGMEVEVVDVGVDHDWDDSTKNLLIKKIRKGTSNFLKTQAMSKEESHQCIQNGFNLILENKYKESNVFLFGEMGIGNTSSASMILSHLTGIPLSKLVGKGTGLNPEGKLSKLQILERAFQRTGKLSDPIEILSEFGGFEIGMMVGAMLAVASEQKLFLVDGFITTAAYLLAYHLDQNVKDYAIFSHVSDEEGHIIVLNHYQINPLLKLNLRLGEGSGALAAYPLVELSIKFLNEMASFADAGVSEADKKV
- the dnaE gene encoding DNA polymerase III subunit alpha gives rise to the protein MEDFAHLHLHTTYSMLDGAIRISDLMKRVKELGMSSVAITDHGNMYGAIEFYKEAVKHEVKPIIGCEFYVTPSRSAETELDEIADGGAYHIILLCKNEIGYHNIIKLASRSFTEGFYRKPRIDYDLLERHSEGLVCLTACLAGEVNRKILEGKEDKAYALAGRLHEIFRKEDFYMEIQDHGIPEQKIVAEAVIGFSKRTGIPLVLTNDSHFLTKDDREAQDILLRIGMRKNIDDEMRFGFNENFYVKSPSEMKALFPNHLDAFYNTLAIRDKCSLNFQFGNPLLPPFEVPQGYDTDSYLEKLVWEGIQEKYKEITPVVKERTEYEMQTIRNMHFAGYFLIVQDYINFARRTGIPVGPGRGSAAGSIIAYALGITNVDPIRYNLLFERFLNPDRKDMPDIDTDFCVERREEVINYIKHKYGENRVGQIITFGSLAAKAAIKDVARVFNVPFSEVNEMSKLFPKKLGITIQEAVETSKDLRDVAEKSDLNKKVFSIAQKLEGNYRQVGRHAAGVVIAPTALEEIVPLSTVSEPGRDGRSIVTQYDKNMSEQVGLIKMDILGLKNLTTIHHATQLIQKRHGIQLDLDTIPLDDPATFSLLRKANVLGIFQLDSSSGIRDLFAKAQVQKFEEIAALLALYRPGPMGSGMLDDYLDRKNGKKKVIFPHESLAEVLGETYGVVVYQEQVMGISRIMGGFSVGDSDVLRKAMAKKDKSKLPALKEKFVKGAIEKKINEKLATELFEQLEKFGEYGFNKSHSVAYAFVTYQTAYLKANYSIEYLTALLSGDHSKITDVVKYINNAKDMGIRILGPDLRESGISFEITDDKTVRFGLSSIKGVGELAAENIIKNRNELGGYNQLSDFTQKLDTRLANKKVLESLAQGGAFDSFGYTRKTIFESTDIILSYANKKQAEEKEGQFSLFGGANGGTEENLNLPKDGIEWNGDELLRREKETTGLYLSGHPLDKFTEQLKSLNPTSIENLEEVRPKSKVEIAGVLSKKVVKLTKKKEEFVNFMLEDQTGEIECVAFPKTYAEFKHLFSEDNTVFIKGILERIDADESELKGQIIVNKLEELNSVTIEKKMEKTLHLTINMKEEKNRDVILKLQDILSVHRGASSVFFHLIGNGDEKKVIRAHDHFSIEITTDLMKMLTDILGKGAVRYTVGEEVRVYG
- a CDS encoding helix-turn-helix domain-containing protein, whose translation is MGSGAIFCLIWALSNIVKNRKKSDLLWSFILFSTGLWLLTGAFMFTGFYYQLPFIVFIHIPFVFLSASFLYLYLEYLFLEKKINLHWICFLPSLVSIVLLVPYYLKSDVEKINILNTITSTEYGSILTGLNFGIKLSILISVGIFLFREWIPNVRLSVFFTKRAIYSLVFILLIWIDLLVGSIGFSFQIPFFRKLSAYLLPILMYFYFFTRELWEPFVSDVRETIQKNKYEKSKLVSVPLEVIDQKLFELMLEKVFCDEDLSLSKLAELVGVKSGQLSEYFHKRYGFGFYNYINQYRIEEAKRYLLEPKERTILSIADAVGFNSKSTFNRVFLEKVGVTPTDFRKQSKPSEP